In Sporanaerobacter acetigenes DSM 13106, the genomic window ATTTTAGTCATTCTTTTGGTATCTTTTTTGTAATCCATAGGAAAGTTCTAGATTTCGTTAATAAAAAACTTTCTGAAATGGTTTTTAAAAAGGCTTCCTTGATTTTAAATGCTTCCAATGGAAGCATTTTTTATTTTTGATGAGATAAATTGGAGTTGGAATTAAAAAAACTATTGCTAATTTGCATACCATGAAGGATTTAAACATAATCTAAAAATAGGGTAATAATAGGACTTTTGAGGGCCTGTAGAAACATTTGTAAGTTCTTAAAACTTGTGATATAATTCGTATAAAGTTAATCTAACTCAAATATTTATTTTGGTATTTGGCGTGAGTCTTTTACCAAATTTTTTGTATATAGAATATAAGGGAGGTAAAGGCCTAAGGCTGGGTGTATATGAAAACATTACATTTAGGATTGGATGTAGGTTCAACAACTGTAAAGCTGGTAGTATTAAACAACAAGTTTGAAATACTTTTTAGTAGTTATAAGAGACATTTTTCAGATATAAAAAGCAGTGTTAAAGATTTGGTACTTGAAGCTTATTCTAGATTTAAAAATGAGGACATAACTATAATGGTTACTGGATCAGGAGGATTGGCAGTCAATAAATGGCTTGAAATTCCTTTTATTCAAGAAGTTGTTGCGTCTACTACAGCAATTAGAAAATTTATTCCTAAAACTGATGTAGCTGTAGAACTTGGTGGTGAAGATGCAAAGATAACTTACTTTGATGGTGGAATAGATCAAAGAATGAACAGTATGTGTGCTGGAGGAACAGGTGCATTTATAGATCAAATGGCATCTTTGCTAGAGACAGATGCAGAAGGATTAAATAAACTTTCCCAAAAGCACAAGGCAATATATCCTATAGCTTCTAGATGTGGAGTGTTTGCAAAGACAGACATTCAAGCATTGATAAATCAAGGGGCTAGTAAGGAAGATATTGCTGCCAGTGTATTTCAATCTGTTGTGAATCAAACAATAACTAGTCTTGCTTGTGGAAGACCCATAAAGGGGAATGTGGCTTTTTTAGGTGGACCACTTCATTTCTTATCTGAACTTAGGGAAAGATATATAGAAACATTAAAACTTAAAGATGAAGAAGTTATATATCCAGAAAATGCACAATTGTTTGTTGCTATAGGGGCAGCTATTGCTTCAATAGAGGGAAAAGAAATTAGTTTTCAAGAGTTGAGGGATAGGCTTATTTGCTTGGATAAACCTATAGATATGGAAGTGAAAAGATTAAGGTCTCTTTTTTTAGATGAAGATGAACTTACAAAGTTTAGAGAAGAACATAAGACACATAAATTAATTGAAAAGGATATAAAAACTTTTAGCGGAAAATGTTTTTTAGGAATAGATGCAGGATCAACTACTACTAAAGTTGTCCTTATAGATGAAGAAAACAATATATTATATTCTTATTATGGAAACAATCAAGGAAAACCATTGGAATTAGTAGTGAAAATACTTAAAGAAGTTTATTCTTCTTTGCCAAAGGGTGGATATATTGCTTATTCTGCGGTTACAGGATATGGAGAAGAGCTTATAAAAGCAGCACTTCACGTAGATGAAGGAGAAGTGGAGACTATTGCTCACTACAAGGCTGCAAATTATTTTCTTCCTGGAGTAGATTTTATACTTGATATTGGTGGACAAGATATGAAATGTATGAGGATAAAGGATGGAGTTATTGATAGCATTCTTTTGAATGAAGCTTGTTCTTCAGGTTGTGGTTCTTTTATTGAAACATTTGCTCATTCAGTAAATATGAGTGCAGAAGAGTTTTTACAAGAAGCTCTTATGGCAGAAAATCCTGTGGACTTAGGTTCCAGATGTACAGTATTTATGAATTCTAAAGTAAAACAGGCTCAAAAAGAAAGTGCTACTCTTGGAGATATAGCTGCAGGTCTTTCTTATTCAGTCATAAAAAATGCTTTGCAAAAAGTAATAAAGATAAGAGATCCAGAACAAATGGGAGAAAAAATAGTAGTTCAAGGTGGTACTTTTTATAGTGATGCTATACTCCGAAGTTTTGAATTGGTTTCAGGGAGAAAGGCTGTGCGCCCTGATGATCCAGGACTTATGGGTGCCCTTGGAGCAGCCCTTATAGCTAAAGAACGATACAATCCTAAAACAAGCACATCTTTAGTAGATAGTGATAAATTAGATAGTTTTTCTTATAGTACGAAGATGAGAAGATGCGGAGGTTGCGGTAACAACTGTCTTTTGACCATAAATATGTTCTCCGATGGAAATAGATACATAACTGGGAACAGATGTGAAAAAGGAGCTGGACTTACCAACAAGAAAAAAGATGTACCTAATCTCTTTGAATATAAATATAAAAAGACTTTTGACTATACTCCGTTAGGTGAAGAAGAAGCTAAAAGAGGAATTATAGGTATTCCCAGAGTGTTAAATATGTATGAAAATTATCCATTTTGGTTTACTTTTTTCACTGAGTTGGGTTATAGAGTAGTTTTGTCTGGAAACTCAAATAGAGAACTTTACGAAAAAGGAATAGGAACTATACCAAGCGAAACAATTTGTTATCCAGCGAAATTAGCTCATGGTCATATTGTGGATTTAATAGACAAAGGGGTAAAGACTATATTTTATCCATGCATTTTCTATGAAAAGAAAGAGGATGAAAACGCAAATAATCATTTAAATTGTCCTGTTGTAACTTCATACCCAGAAGTTATAAAGCACAATATGGATGAAATTAGAGAAAATAATATACAATTTTTAAATCCATTTTTAACTTTGGATGATAAAGAAGGACTTAAAAAGGGACTTATAAAAGGTTTAAAGGAACTATCTATATCAAAAAGAGATATTGAAAAAGCAGTAGATATTGCTTGGGATGAAAAACAAAGATATAAAGAAGATATAAGAAAAAAAGGTGAAGAAGTACTTGAATACTTAAAGCAACATAATATGGAAGGAATAGTACTCGCTGGCAGACCATATCATATAGATCCAGAAATAAATCATGGTATTCCAAATTTAATTTCTTCATTGGGGATTGCTGTATTAACTGAAGATTCAGTATGCCATTTAGAGGGAGTGGAAAGACCACTACGAGTAGTTGATCAATGGACTTATCATTCTAGACTTTACAATGCAGCTAATTTTGTAGCAAAAGAAAGGAATTTAGAACTTGTTCAACTAAATTCTTTTGGGTGTGGGTTAGATGCAGTGACTACTGACCAAGTACAAGAGATATTGGCAAATTATGAAAAAATATATACTGTGTTAAAGATAGATGAAGTGAACAATCTAGGCGCAGTAAAAATAAGATTGCGTTCATTGATAGCAGCAGTGCAAGAAAGAGATAAAAATGGGTTTGAACCTACAAGGGTAGGAGAGTTGTCAAAGCGAGTTATATTTACTACAGAAATGAGAGAAAAGCATACAATACTTGCGCCACAGATGGCTCCTATTCACTTTAAATTGTTGCAAGAAGCTGTGAATACTTGCGGATACAATTTCGAAATATTGCCTTCAGTGGATAAAAAAGCTATTGATGAAGGGCTCAAATATGTAAACAATGATGCGTGTTATCCATCTATAATAGTAGTTGGACAGTTTATAAATGCGTTGAAATCGGGGAAATATGATTTAGATAACACATCAGTTTTGATGACTCAAACAGGAGGAGTATGTAGAGCTTCGAATTATATAGGATTTATAAGAAAGGCTTTAAAAGATGCTGGACTTGAACAGGTACCAGTTATAAGTGTAAACCCATATGGGATGGAAGCTAATCCTGGTTTTACTTATTCCATGGATATGGCTAGAAAGGGAATCATGGCTGTAATGTACGGTGATCTCCTCATGAGGGTTCTATATAGAGTGAGACCCTATGAAAAAATAAAAGGTTCTGCCAATCTTTTGTTTGAAAAGTGGATGGAAAAATGCATAGAATCTGTAAAGGTTGGAGATAAAAAAGTCTTCATAGAAAATGTTGAAGGAATAGTTAGGGATTTTGATGAATTAGAAATAGAAAAAATTCAAAAACCAAAGGTAGGGATTGTTGGAGAAATACTTGTCAAATACCATCCTACAGCTAATAATGATATTGTGGGTATTCTTGAAGATGAAGGTGCAGAGGTTGTAGTACCAGATTTGACGGATTTCTTGATGTATTGTGCATATAATGAAACTTTTAAATACAAATATCTATCTAAGGCAAGGCTCAATAAATTTGTAGGAGATGTGGCCATATTGTATATGGAACACTATAGGAAACCTTTAAAGAAAGCATTGAAAAAGAGTAAGAGATTTAATACACCTATGAAGATACAAAAATTGGCTGATGCAGTATCACCATTGGTATCAGTAGGAAATCAAGCTGGGGAAGGGTGGCTTCTAACTGCAGAAATGGTAGAACTGATAGAAAGTGGTGTCGAAAACATAGTGTGTGTTCAACCTTTTGGATGTCTTCCAAATCATGTGACGGGAAAAGGAATGATTAAAGCTATAAAAGAAAAATACCCTAAGGCCAATATTGTTGCAATAGATTATGACCCTGGGGCAAGTGAAGTAAATCAATTGAATAGATTGAAAC contains:
- a CDS encoding 2-hydroxyacyl-CoA dehydratase yields the protein MKTLHLGLDVGSTTVKLVVLNNKFEILFSSYKRHFSDIKSSVKDLVLEAYSRFKNEDITIMVTGSGGLAVNKWLEIPFIQEVVASTTAIRKFIPKTDVAVELGGEDAKITYFDGGIDQRMNSMCAGGTGAFIDQMASLLETDAEGLNKLSQKHKAIYPIASRCGVFAKTDIQALINQGASKEDIAASVFQSVVNQTITSLACGRPIKGNVAFLGGPLHFLSELRERYIETLKLKDEEVIYPENAQLFVAIGAAIASIEGKEISFQELRDRLICLDKPIDMEVKRLRSLFLDEDELTKFREEHKTHKLIEKDIKTFSGKCFLGIDAGSTTTKVVLIDEENNILYSYYGNNQGKPLELVVKILKEVYSSLPKGGYIAYSAVTGYGEELIKAALHVDEGEVETIAHYKAANYFLPGVDFILDIGGQDMKCMRIKDGVIDSILLNEACSSGCGSFIETFAHSVNMSAEEFLQEALMAENPVDLGSRCTVFMNSKVKQAQKESATLGDIAAGLSYSVIKNALQKVIKIRDPEQMGEKIVVQGGTFYSDAILRSFELVSGRKAVRPDDPGLMGALGAALIAKERYNPKTSTSLVDSDKLDSFSYSTKMRRCGGCGNNCLLTINMFSDGNRYITGNRCEKGAGLTNKKKDVPNLFEYKYKKTFDYTPLGEEEAKRGIIGIPRVLNMYENYPFWFTFFTELGYRVVLSGNSNRELYEKGIGTIPSETICYPAKLAHGHIVDLIDKGVKTIFYPCIFYEKKEDENANNHLNCPVVTSYPEVIKHNMDEIRENNIQFLNPFLTLDDKEGLKKGLIKGLKELSISKRDIEKAVDIAWDEKQRYKEDIRKKGEEVLEYLKQHNMEGIVLAGRPYHIDPEINHGIPNLISSLGIAVLTEDSVCHLEGVERPLRVVDQWTYHSRLYNAANFVAKERNLELVQLNSFGCGLDAVTTDQVQEILANYEKIYTVLKIDEVNNLGAVKIRLRSLIAAVQERDKNGFEPTRVGELSKRVIFTTEMREKHTILAPQMAPIHFKLLQEAVNTCGYNFEILPSVDKKAIDEGLKYVNNDACYPSIIVVGQFINALKSGKYDLDNTSVLMTQTGGVCRASNYIGFIRKALKDAGLEQVPVISVNPYGMEANPGFTYSMDMARKGIMAVMYGDLLMRVLYRVRPYEKIKGSANLLFEKWMEKCIESVKVGDKKVFIENVEGIVRDFDELEIEKIQKPKVGIVGEILVKYHPTANNDIVGILEDEGAEVVVPDLTDFLMYCAYNETFKYKYLSKARLNKFVGDVAILYMEHYRKPLKKALKKSKRFNTPMKIQKLADAVSPLVSVGNQAGEGWLLTAEMVELIESGVENIVCVQPFGCLPNHVTGKGMIKAIKEKYPKANIVAIDYDPGASEVNQLNRLKLMLSAAQDNLKDDLGSSEEDESLSSYNS